The DNA sequence AGGGCGCCGGGCTCTTTGAATTTTTCCTTGAAGCTTTTCGCGAATACAGCGTAGATTTGGGTTTTGCTCCGCCATCGGACGAGCATAGCCTTCTCTCTGAGCCCGGCTAGGATGGATCCGGCGTCGACCTCATCGCTCCACTTGCATTCTGCGAATAGGATGTTTTTTGTCTGTTCGTTGAGGGCGACGATGTCGATCTCTTCGTCTTTATGCCACCATTTGCCGATCCGGCTCCATGAGAAGCCGCGTAGAAGCCTCCCCTCCCTTAACAGTTCTTCTATTAATCTTTCGAACATGTATCCGCCGTAGTTTGGGAAGTCGGCTTTGATCCGTTGCAGGACCTCGGACTGTCTGTGGGCCTCCAGATCGATCCTATTCGTGTAGACGTATCTGAACCAGAAGTTGAAATATGGATCTATCAACGAGTAAAGTCTTCCCTTGAACTTGGGGGAGGCTGTAATGGGGATCTCTTCCCTCACGAGGCGGAGGTTTTTGAGTACATCAAGGTATTTGGAGACCATGCTTTTATCCAAGCCCGTGAGGTTGCATATCTCGCCCAGGGTGTTTTTGCCTAGCACGAGCGCTTTAAAGATTAATTTGTAGTTTCTAGGTTCCCGGAACTCCATTCTCAGCAGGATCTCCGCTTCATCATAGAGGTACCTCCCCTTGGTTAGGATGTTCGTCTTCACGTTATCCCAGAAGGGGAGTGCTGGATCGAATTTCAGCAGGTACTCCGGGATACCCCCCAAGACGAACCAGGTTTTTATCTGGTCCTCGATGTCGTAGTTAAGGAAATCCTTTATATTCACGAAGGAGAGGGGATTCAGCTGCCATTGCCCCGTCCGCCTGCCGTAGAGCGGGCTCCTCCTGCTTAGGACTTCGGTTTCCATCACGCTAACGGATGAGCCGCATAGGATAAGCATGATATTCAGCTTCTTCAGGATTAGATCGTAGATCTTCTGGAATATCGAGGGGATAGCGGGGTTCCCCGCTATGAGATATGGGAACTCGTCTATGCAGATGACGAGTTTTTCTCTGAGTAGGTCGAGGAAGTTCACGTTCCTGGACAGCGCCTGAAATAGGGAGAACCAGTCGGCGAACTCTATTTCGGCGAAGGAGGGGTCTTTTATGAGTTCGGAGCACTTGGCCTTGAAGTTCGCGATGTTCTCCCTATCCCCCTCGGTCGAGGCGAGGAAATATAGGCCGGGCTTGTATTGGAGAAATCTTAGGATGAGCTCCGTCTTCCCGACTCTGCGGCGGCCATAAATAATTATGAATTCGGGCCTCCTAGAGTTATAGGCGGCCTCAAGGAACTCGAGCTCCTCCTCGCGGTTCACGAAAAATCGTTGAGACATAAGTATAATACTTTATCCTCAACTATTTAAAACGTTGCGTTCACCCCCACCATCAAAATGAGAAGCCCGCTATGTACGTAGACGCCGGATCCCCTTAAATACCAGATGGGGCCTTTTAGGAGGGATGCAAGCCTGAGAGGTCTATATCCCAGGATGCCTAGATGGAATCGAAGAGACGGGATAGATACCTCTTGTCCCCTCAGCACCCCCTCAACCTAATCTCCATGCCCCATCGACATTACCTTAATGGATTTTCATCTACCCCACCATCGAACCCGGGGTTAGTAAGCGGCTTTAGCCGTCGATCCCCTCACGATAACTTCTGCTGTCCCTAGCCCGCTTCGCCGAGGATAACCATCATTCAAATCATATCCATCCCGAGGGTCTGTGGGGAAGCTTGGAAGGTGGTCCACCGCGATAAGTTTATATTCTTAGCTTTAACTTTTGACGATAAATTGGAGAAAATTATTAAAGTTGGAAAAAAAGGCGTGATAGTCTTACCTAAGAAGGTTAGGGAGGAGGCTGGGGTCCGCGAAGGGGGATCCATCAGGGTGAAGACCACTCCAGCTGGGGTGTTGCTCATCCCAAGGTTCGAGAGCCCGGCTAAGGAACTTTCAAACCTGCCCGTAAATCGACCCGCCAAGCCAACCATCGAAGTCCTGAGAGGGCTCAGGGGCGAGGTGCATAGGGAGCTGAAAGTTGAAGGCTAGCTCTCCCATCTACCTCGACAGCAACATTTTCCTCAAGACAGCAACATTTTCCTCAACGTAATATATGGGGAGCCCCCCTCAACGAGGCCTCCGGAAGGCTCCTTGAAAAAGTAGAGCTGGGAGAGCTCCAAGCCTTAACCTCGGCCGTCACGATCCTAGAGGTCAAGCTAGTCATGGCTAGGCTTGGCCGCCTCCTTCTCCACGGGGAAACATAGCCTTTTATATATTGTAAAAGATCATCTTAACTTAAGGATTCATTAATCATACATTCACTTCTTGGATAAATCAACGCTAGTTAGGAGGGATTGGATACTTCAAAAGTCTAATGGGATATTGTGGGCGCAAAGCCGAAATAGTTGAGTCTGTTCTTCCATAATAAGCCTGTGATAAAAGAGGGGAGGGCCCGAAATTTTAGATTTAAGAGGGAAGACACCGCTAAAAATTAAACATATATAACAATAAGGTAATAGATATGGAAAGATGCAAAGAAGGAGCCGATAGCGTGTGATGCCCGTTATGATTAGTTGTTTAAAAGTATTTTATGGAGGCCCGCAGAGTAGTGAAGAATAAAGCTTTGATTTCAGCATCTTGCATAACTTTGATTGTTTTAGCTTTAGCTTCGAAGACGTTTCCGACCGAAGGTGCCTCTTGTGAATATTGGAAAATCCCCGGACTCGGTGAGCCCTACGATGTAACCGTGGATGAATATGGTGAATCTGGCAGAGTATGGTTTACGGAGCATAGTTCAGGGGAGTTAGGGATGTTTGACCCCGGAGATGGGACGTTCAAGGAATATCTCATTTCCAATTTCGCTCAACTCCAAGGAGTATCCTACGGCGGTGGGAACATATGGTATGTGGATGGCCTCCGATCCAAGGCAGGCTATACGAAGGCTACTATTAAATCTACTATTAAATCGCCGACCGCTTTCACTGAGTTTCAACTTCCTGAAGGTTCAAAGCCGACGGACATAGTGCCCTACAACTCGACAATTGTTTGGATCTCATTGCTGGGGGACAGATCCATAGCGTTCCTAAACATATCTGATGCTATAAGACCTTCTTTGACCGTATTTGGCTTGCCGGAGCGGGATGGGTTGAAGCCTGTCCCCGGCTCAATTATATTCGTAGAGGGATCTGGATGCTGGTATACGGATAGTGGCAGAGGCGTAATCGGGCAGATACCGCTCTACTCGAATAAGACCTTCATAGAGGACCTTGGACTTATCAGGGAATGGACCCTAACGAAAGGAAGGCAGCCGTGCGACTTGGCCGCTGACGCCTATGGCAGAATATGGTTTACAGATCCGACCAACGGCCTTATAGGAGTTCTTAATCCCGTCACCAATGAGGTTGTGGAGTTCGAGGTCCCTGGCTTTGATGCCAGACCATATGGGATAACGATTGATGATTCGAATAATATCTGGTTCACAGATAAATTAAGGAGCTCGCTTTGGAGATACAGCCAGGAAAGCAGGACCTTCACGGAGTTTAAGCTCCAAAGCAAGACACCGCTGTATTTGACTACTGGTAGGGATGGAATCTCGATCTGGATAGTCGATTTTGACG is a window from the Candidatus Bathyarchaeota archaeon genome containing:
- a CDS encoding ATP-binding protein yields the protein MSQRFFVNREEELEFLEAAYNSRRPEFIIIYGRRRVGKTELILRFLQYKPGLYFLASTEGDRENIANFKAKCSELIKDPSFAEIEFADWFSLFQALSRNVNFLDLLREKLVICIDEFPYLIAGNPAIPSIFQKIYDLILKKLNIMLILCGSSVSVMETEVLSRRSPLYGRRTGQWQLNPLSFVNIKDFLNYDIEDQIKTWFVLGGIPEYLLKFDPALPFWDNVKTNILTKGRYLYDEAEILLRMEFREPRNYKLIFKALVLGKNTLGEICNLTGLDKSMVSKYLDVLKNLRLVREEIPITASPKFKGRLYSLIDPYFNFWFRYVYTNRIDLEAHRQSEVLQRIKADFPNYGGYMFERLIEELLREGRLLRGFSWSRIGKWWHKDEEIDIVALNEQTKNILFAECKWSDEVDAGSILAGLREKAMLVRWRSKTQIYAVFAKSFKEKFKEPGALLFDLKDIEEILSEHR
- a CDS encoding AbrB/MazE/SpoVT family DNA-binding domain-containing protein, coding for MVHRDKFIFLALTFDDKLEKIIKVGKKGVIVLPKKVREEAGVREGGSIRVKTTPAGVLLIPRFESPAKELSNLPVNRPAKPTIEVLRGLRGEVHRELKVEG